From Prionailurus bengalensis isolate Pbe53 chromosome F2, Fcat_Pben_1.1_paternal_pri, whole genome shotgun sequence, one genomic window encodes:
- the LOC122495880 gene encoding lymphocyte antigen 6H-like encodes MRGLQLVLLVFLLCWERVLSLQCYSCLELEAKSQCQPIQCPMSGVCFNSDMTATLGTGKKVKSQHKGCAPSCEVATKIMTQLSQMTNPESLSQGVLTKFEVQEVTCCEKDLCNRVARTARSSWALAGGLLLSLGPAFLRALP; translated from the exons ATGAGAGGCCTCCAGCTGGTTTTGCTGGTTTTCCTGCTGTGCTGGGAGCGTG TCCTCAGCCTGCAGTGTTACAGCTGTTTGGAACTGGAGGCCAAGAGCCAGTGCCAGCCCATCCAATGTCCCATGTCCGGCGTCTGCTTCAACAGTGACATGACTGCGACCTTGGGCACTG GAAAGAAGGTAAAGTCCCAGCACAAGGGCTGCGCCCCCTCCTGCGAGGTGGCCACGAAGATTATGACGCAGCTCTCACAGATGACCAACCCTGAGAGCCTGAGCCAGGGGGTCTTGACTAAGTTCGAAGTGCAGGAGGTGACGTGCTGTGAAAAGGACCTCTGTAACAGGGTGGCCCGGACGGCGCGCAGCTCCTGGGCCCTGGCGGGAGGGCTCCTGCTCAGCCTAGGACCCGCCTTCCTCCGGGCCCTGCCGTGA